The sequence ACCTGGTGCAACAGGTCCGGGCTGCCTTTCCCCAGCTGCCTGCTGACCCTGTGCAGGTGCGCTACCTGGGCCAGCTGTTAAGTCGCCAGACTCCGCCTGTGACCGATCTCTTGCCCCTCTACCAAAGTTTGATTAACGGCGGTGCAACAGAGCCATTTCTGCACTTTCGAGTTGCTCAAATTTTTGCCCAGCAGGGCCGGCTAGCCGAGGCCAGGGCGGCCCTCACGACCTATGCCAGCACCGCCGCTGGCAGCCGTGATCTAGAGACGACGCAACTGTTGCTGGCCGATCTGGAGCGCCGGGAGGGAAATTTGGCCCAGAGTGCCCAGCGCTATCAGAGCCTCTTGAATACGTTTCAGGCTGGCCCCTTGCGAACGGGTGCTATGCAGGGCTTGGCGGCGGTCTACCAAACCCAAGGCCAGTTGCCCCAGGCGATCGCCCTTTACGACTCGCTAATTGCCGCCAACCCCCAAGCGATCGCCTATCCGCTCGGTCGCGCTGCTCTGGCCTACCAGGCTGGGCTGATCTCTGAAGCTCAGGCCACGGCGTTGCTCAGTCAGGGCATGCAGCAACCGGGGGTAATGGCAGCGTTGCCAGAACTGACCTCCCTAGCGGCGGCGCTGCCCCCTGCCGCCGAGCGGGCCGAATTGTACCAAACCCTGCTGGCCAGCGACCCAGGTAACCCTCAGCTCCAACTGCGATCGCTCCAGGTGCTGGCTGCTACTAACCCAACCCAGGCCCAGGCCCAGGCCGCTGCCCTAGTGGCGGCCAACCCGGCCATCCTCGACTGGTATTTTGTGCAAGGCGAAATCGCCCAGCAGACCAGAGCCTACGACACCGCTCGGCAGAGCTATCAAGCCGTGCTGCAGCGACAGCCCAACCAGCAAGACGCTCTGCTGGCCCTAGCCGGACTTGAATTTGAGCTGGGTAACTATCGCCAGGCCGATCAGCTCTACCAACAGACCCTGGCGATGAATAGCCAAAATGCTACGGCTCGCACCGCTCTAGCGGCCCTCAATGCGGTGCAGGGCAAACCGTTAGCGGCCATTCAACAGCTCCAAAACTGGCAACAAGAGCAGATGGCTCTGGGCCAGGCCAATCCTCAGGTAACGCGCCAGATTGAGCAAATTCAAGGCGGTTTGCTGATGCAGCGAGGCATTCAGCCCCCCTGGGAGCGCTTTTAGCCGTGACTCGCAGGGGGTTAATGGCACCTGCGAGATTGATCCAGTTTTATGCCGAACTACTACCCGATATCAAGGCGATCTACCGGTCGGGTTTATAAGGAGACACTATGCGTAATTGGCTCGTTCAATTGAGTTCTTTCAAATATTCTTTCCAATATTATTGGCGCGCTCGATGGCGATCGCTGAGACCCTGGTTTCTGGGGCTGGGCGGGGCATGCTTAATTGCTCTAGTGGGCCTGCTGCCCGCTCTAGCTCAAACGAGCGATGCTGTAAAACAGCAGGAAGACTCGGTCATCCAGCAGTATTCTTTACCTCGATCTACCCCGCCTGCTCCGGTGGTGAGGCCCCCGAGCCGCCCTCCTAGCCCAGCGGCTCGACCGGCCCCGGCTCCGGCTCCCCAGCGATCGACCCCAGCGCCCCCGAGTCGGCCAGCAGCACCGCCCGCGTCGGTGACATCGCCCGCGCCCGCAGCTCCACCGACGCCTACGCCAGCGGTTGCGCCAGAACCAGAACCGACTCCCGCTGCTCCGGCCCTCAGTCAGTACATTCTTCAGTTCAACCGATCGCCGGTCGTGGGCAATGCTCTGCAAATGCAGGGTATTTTGTCCCAGGCACGGTTGGGGTTTACCCGTCCTCGCCACTGGCAGGTGGAGTCGGCCAAAATTCAGATTCGATATCGTCAGTCGCCGGCGCTCTATGCCGATCGCTCCAATCTAACGGTGCGTCTCAACAACCGTCATCTGGGCAGCGTACCCCTCAACCGGGATGCTGACGAGATTGGCAACCTGCTGTTTGACATACCCGCTGACCTAGTCGAAGACTTCAACACCGTGATTATGGAGGTGCAGCAGCACACCTCGGCGGATTGCACTGATCCCAACGACCCTACCCTGTGGACGGAAATTTTGCCTGATTCTCAGGTGGTGTTGAACTACCGCCCCCAGGCCATTGCTTTAGATTTGAGCAACTATCCCTATCCATTTTTAGATCGCCTGGGGTTGGAGGCCGATCGCCTCACCTACCTGCGACCTAAAACCGTTGATAATCTTTGGCTGACGGCCAGTGGTCGCTACCAGGCCGCTGCTAGCCGCCTCAGCAACGGCAGACCGCTGCAAACTCGGCTAGTCGATCAGCTGGAGCAACTCAAGGGGCAAGACCGGCTGGTGATCATTGGTACTCCGGCAGAACAACCGGCCCTGGCGAACCTAGAGCTGCCCTTTGCCCTAGACAATAACCAGGTACTCGATGGCAGCGGTGCACCGCTGCCCAACGGGGTTGGCGTGCTGATGCTGACCACCGCCGCCAACGGAGAGGTGCCAGTGCTGGTGGCCACCGGTAACGATTCGGGGGCCGTCCTGAAAGCTGTGCAGGCGCTAGTGCAGCCTGGCGATCGCCAACTGCTAACGGGTCAGGCCGCGCTGGTGAACCAAGTGGCGGATATCCCGAGTCCTGACCCCAGAGACTGGCCCGGCTACTTGCCCAAAGATGCCCGTCAGCTATTGCTGGGCGATTTGACCACCCAAGACAACCAGCTGTTTCAGGATGTGACGGTCAACGGGTTGCCAGTCCCGCCGCCGGTAGAGATTCCGCTGCGATCGCTGCCCGATGAACAAATGCTGCGGGGCAGTAAATTTACCCTGCGCTATAGCTATGGCCCCGGTATTGACCCACGCCGGTCTTCGGTATCCGTGATGCTCAACGGTCAGGGTATTGGGGGCGAACGGCTGCGATCGGCCAACGGGGGCACTGACTCGGTCACCGTGGATCTTCCCTTGGAACTGATCACCCCGACCTCTAATCTAGCGGTGCAGTTTTACACTTTTCCCAACGTCGCCATTAGCTGTGGCGCACTGCCAGATCAACCGATGTGGGGGACTGTGCACAGCAACAGCAGTCTGGATCTAAACCGGGCTAATGTAGTGCAACTTCCCGATCTCAAGCGCCTGCAAACAGGCTTCCCCCTCACTGCGCCCCAGGATTTATCTCAGACCTCCTTCGTGCTGCCCGCTAGCCCGTCGAATGACGATATTTTGACGCTATTGCAGGTTAGTGGGCGGCTAGGACGATTGAGCCAAGCCCAGTCGGTCAAGCTAGGGGCCTATTTGGCTGACGGATTGTCGACCGAGGCTCGCCAACAGAACCTAGTAGCGATTGGCTTGCAAAGCAACTTTCCGCTGCCAGAGGTAAACCAGAGTGGCTCGGGCTTGGTGTTGCGCCAGCAGTTTGGCCGACAGCTTAACCAAACCCAGATGCAGACATTCTCTGATCAGGCTGGAATCATTCAGGCTCAGGTATCGCCATGGAACAATGAGCGTCTGCTGGTGGGCCTGATGGCGCAACAACCGGCGGGTCTGACTGAGGTGCAGCAAGTCTTCCAAGAAGATGCGCTATTTTCTCGGCTGGCGGGAGATACGGCGATTGTGCAGCGCACTACGCCCAATCCCTCCATCTATAACCAGGCTGACTATCAGATTGTCACCCTGAGTCAGCAGCCTACCCACACCGTCGATCGCCGTGGCCCGATTACCCGTGCGGTTGCCTTTTTGCAGGCGAACTGGATTTTGCTACCCGGCGGCATGGTCATGCTTGCCCTACTGCTCTATGGCCTCTCTCAGCTCTTTCTCAACCGTCTCAGCCGTCCGGAGGGAATCTCATGACTCAGGCTTCTAACTCTGCCCAACGCTCAGGTTTTTGGTTTGTTCGGTTGTTAGATCGCCTACCGCGCTGGCTAGGCTCTCTGCTCGGGGGTACTAGCCAGGGGGGCTTGGCCCTCCTGATCCTGGTTTCGCTAGCGCTGGCTTTGCCGCTGATTGTGACGCCTCTGCCCCTAGGGCAGCAGTTTTGGCTGGCCGCCATATTACTGCTGTTGGGTTGGGGCCTGGTGCAGCTAGAGCAGCGTTACCAGGAGAGTCGCCTGAGTGAACAACTCCACCTGCTGTTGGTATGGCTGAGTGTTGTGGTTACCTTGCGCTACCTCTGGTATCGCACCTTTAACACCCTCAACTTTGATGGCTGGCTGAACGGCATCTTTAGCCTACTGCTCTACGCGGCTGAGCTGTATGCGATCGCCACTCTGCTGCTGGCCTATTTCCAGACGCTCAAAATTCGCAACCGTCAGCCGATCAGCATGGCCCATGTGCCACCCCAGCAGTGGCCCGCTGTCGATATTTATATCCCCACCTACAACGAAGACATCGAAATTGTCCGTAAGACGGTACTGGCGGCTATGGCCATTGACTATCCGGCAGGCAAAAAAGAAGTCTATGTGCTTGATGACGGACGCAAATATCCTCAGCGGCGAGAGGAACTGCGGCAGATGTGTGCCCATTTTGGCTGCTACCTGATGACTCGCGATAACAACGACCACGCCAAGGCTGGCAACATTAACCATGCCCTGGTGCGCACCCCCGGCGAGCTGGTGCTGATCTTAGACTGCGACCACATTCCCTGTCGCAGCATTTTGCAAGAGACCGTCGGCTTTTTTCTCAAGCCGACGGTCTCTCTAGTGCAAACCCCCCACTGGTTTTACAATCCCGATCCCTTTGAGCGCAACTTGCTTACCCAGGGCAAAATTCCGGTGGGCAATGAGCTGTTTTATAAGGTGCTGCAAAAGGGTAACGACTTCTGGAATGCTTCGTTTTTTTGTGGTTCAGCAGCGGTGGTGCGCAAGAGCCATCTGCTAGAAGTGGGGGGAATTGCCGTAGAGACGGTTACCGAAGACTGTCACACGTCCCTCCGACTGCACGGCAAGGGCTACGAGACGGTGTACTACGACAAGATCATGGTGGCTGGGCTAGCGCCAGAGAAGTTTTCTTCCTACGTCGGTCAGCAGGTCCGCTGGGCTAGGGGCATGGCGCAAATTCTGCGGCTTGAGTGGCCCATTTTTAACCGCACCCTCACTATTCCTCAGCGTATTTGCTACACCTCGGCTACTACCCACTTTTTCTTTGGTTTTCCGCGGCTGATGTATGCGATCGCTCCCATTGTCTTTTTGGTGTTTGGCATTAACTCGGTGCGTGGTCTGGGCTTAGAGACGCTTACCTATGCTCTGCCTTCTATCCTGATTGCGCTCAATGCTAACTACATTGTGCACAAGGGTGTGCGTTTCTCTTTCTGGAACGAAATCTTTGAGTATGCCATGGCGTTTCAGGATGGCTTAGTTACCTTGATGGCTCTAGTCAATCCTAAAATGGGCAGCTTCAACGTCACCGATAAGGGATTGCAGGTTGCAAAACGCAGTTTTGACTGGAGCTCGGTACAAATTCTCTTGATCATCGGTGGTTTCAGTTTGCTGGGCCTGTTTCTAATTCCCTATTGGTTGATTACCGATTTGCAAGATGCCGATGCGGTAATCATTAATGCCGTCTGGTGTGTTGTCAATGTGCTGTTGTTGAGTGCTGCCGTGCTGGTGGCTTTAGAGCAACCGCAACTTCGCCAATCTCACCGCCTCGATCGCCGTTTGACCGCTACTCTGTTTTCTGGGGAGAACACCCTGCAGGGCACTACCCTCGACATTAGCGAAACCGGTGCCCGGGTGCTACTCGCTGACTGGCCCAACTTGCCCGACGTCGTTGATATTGAACTGCAGGGCGACACCAGCAGCCGTGTATGTTTGACGGCCCAGGTGCTGCGGGTAAACCCCCAATCTGAGCGCGAGGTTGTGGTTACCCTGGCCTTTGAGAACATGACTGCGGCCCAGCAGGATGCTCTTATCTTGGTGTTGTACTCTGACGTGCAGGAATGGTAT is a genomic window of Nodosilinea sp. E11 containing:
- a CDS encoding tetratricopeptide repeat protein, which translates into the protein MINRARGHQIRFCRQASTGLAIAGLIVAMVGTELPVYAQAVSAQAASIGAGYTQLSEGRVEGAIATFQRLVQQNPNSVEAQLGLAIAYRRAGREADALRTYQQVIALEPTNRLALNTLGLLGEFRPEWQPIGIQALTQLLQLESNSLEAKAQRAKLYYYQGQFSAALADYAQVLPRTSDPTILGPAAEAHTFSGDYAAGLALFERYRAAGGAIQGDRAIAYAQALRESGQLPQATQLLEQELRRSGHSDTQQIRLRGALASTYAANRQFQPALELIQPLRGRPDSRLTLARALNALGDYGQQAGYNQESASLYRQVLATSPNLSPGVRREASFALGNLPEHRPLALQLVEQLAQVQPGDASLTLQRQLLSYQLGQTSQANLVQQVRAAFPQLPADPVQVRYLGQLLSRQTPPVTDLLPLYQSLINGGATEPFLHFRVAQIFAQQGRLAEARAALTTYASTAAGSRDLETTQLLLADLERREGNLAQSAQRYQSLLNTFQAGPLRTGAMQGLAAVYQTQGQLPQAIALYDSLIAANPQAIAYPLGRAALAYQAGLISEAQATALLSQGMQQPGVMAALPELTSLAAALPPAAERAELYQTLLASDPGNPQLQLRSLQVLAATNPTQAQAQAAALVAANPAILDWYFVQGEIAQQTRAYDTARQSYQAVLQRQPNQQDALLALAGLEFELGNYRQADQLYQQTLAMNSQNATARTALAALNAVQGKPLAAIQQLQNWQQEQMALGQANPQVTRQIEQIQGGLLMQRGIQPPWERF
- a CDS encoding cellulose biosynthesis cyclic di-GMP-binding regulatory protein BcsB — encoded protein: MRNWLVQLSSFKYSFQYYWRARWRSLRPWFLGLGGACLIALVGLLPALAQTSDAVKQQEDSVIQQYSLPRSTPPAPVVRPPSRPPSPAARPAPAPAPQRSTPAPPSRPAAPPASVTSPAPAAPPTPTPAVAPEPEPTPAAPALSQYILQFNRSPVVGNALQMQGILSQARLGFTRPRHWQVESAKIQIRYRQSPALYADRSNLTVRLNNRHLGSVPLNRDADEIGNLLFDIPADLVEDFNTVIMEVQQHTSADCTDPNDPTLWTEILPDSQVVLNYRPQAIALDLSNYPYPFLDRLGLEADRLTYLRPKTVDNLWLTASGRYQAAASRLSNGRPLQTRLVDQLEQLKGQDRLVIIGTPAEQPALANLELPFALDNNQVLDGSGAPLPNGVGVLMLTTAANGEVPVLVATGNDSGAVLKAVQALVQPGDRQLLTGQAALVNQVADIPSPDPRDWPGYLPKDARQLLLGDLTTQDNQLFQDVTVNGLPVPPPVEIPLRSLPDEQMLRGSKFTLRYSYGPGIDPRRSSVSVMLNGQGIGGERLRSANGGTDSVTVDLPLELITPTSNLAVQFYTFPNVAISCGALPDQPMWGTVHSNSSLDLNRANVVQLPDLKRLQTGFPLTAPQDLSQTSFVLPASPSNDDILTLLQVSGRLGRLSQAQSVKLGAYLADGLSTEARQQNLVAIGLQSNFPLPEVNQSGSGLVLRQQFGRQLNQTQMQTFSDQAGIIQAQVSPWNNERLLVGLMAQQPAGLTEVQQVFQEDALFSRLAGDTAIVQRTTPNPSIYNQADYQIVTLSQQPTHTVDRRGPITRAVAFLQANWILLPGGMVMLALLLYGLSQLFLNRLSRPEGIS
- the bcsA gene encoding UDP-forming cellulose synthase catalytic subunit — translated: MTQASNSAQRSGFWFVRLLDRLPRWLGSLLGGTSQGGLALLILVSLALALPLIVTPLPLGQQFWLAAILLLLGWGLVQLEQRYQESRLSEQLHLLLVWLSVVVTLRYLWYRTFNTLNFDGWLNGIFSLLLYAAELYAIATLLLAYFQTLKIRNRQPISMAHVPPQQWPAVDIYIPTYNEDIEIVRKTVLAAMAIDYPAGKKEVYVLDDGRKYPQRREELRQMCAHFGCYLMTRDNNDHAKAGNINHALVRTPGELVLILDCDHIPCRSILQETVGFFLKPTVSLVQTPHWFYNPDPFERNLLTQGKIPVGNELFYKVLQKGNDFWNASFFCGSAAVVRKSHLLEVGGIAVETVTEDCHTSLRLHGKGYETVYYDKIMVAGLAPEKFSSYVGQQVRWARGMAQILRLEWPIFNRTLTIPQRICYTSATTHFFFGFPRLMYAIAPIVFLVFGINSVRGLGLETLTYALPSILIALNANYIVHKGVRFSFWNEIFEYAMAFQDGLVTLMALVNPKMGSFNVTDKGLQVAKRSFDWSSVQILLIIGGFSLLGLFLIPYWLITDLQDADAVIINAVWCVVNVLLLSAAVLVALEQPQLRQSHRLDRRLTATLFSGENTLQGTTLDISETGARVLLADWPNLPDVVDIELQGDTSSRVCLTAQVLRVNPQSEREVVVTLAFENMTAAQQDALILVLYSDVQEWYSQVRSQADRPLESIRFLITSLLRVFHDPQPSQAVPVFKQVTAPAQLYSHGHYLDAVACAINSRGLQAVLKHDHPLILHPEIFGPGEPVGLAMKNGNGELVRVVAHLDHIHRSEQETRIELGFPKVLDMQQSERIKALMQD